In Halarsenatibacter silvermanii, the following are encoded in one genomic region:
- a CDS encoding NAD(P)(+) transhydrogenase (Re/Si-specific) subunit beta, producing the protein MPVLNAEEAENVLVLNLDSEPGYSGVENTLYQEDFVIPIWGDAAETVPELAARFRH; encoded by the coding sequence ATGCCGGTATTGAATGCTGAAGAAGCAGAAAATGTTCTGGTTTTAAATCTCGACTCTGAACCCGGATATTCCGGCGTGGAAAATACTCTTTATCAGGAGGATTTTGTCATCCCTATCTGGGGTGATGCTGCTGAGACGGTTCCCGAATTGGCTGCCCGCTTTCGGCATTAA